From a region of the Mercurialis annua linkage group LG1-X, ddMerAnnu1.2, whole genome shotgun sequence genome:
- the LOC130015022 gene encoding AAA-ATPase At3g28510-like yields MENLKSSVLFMCLWSTYQQLIPSIFQYYIDSILYKLKNYFNPTMCVKFEEYPDEARFMRNDAYAAIQSYLGSRSTDQVQQLKGELTKKSKSFLFSMDDDEVVLDYFNGIKLKWTSLTIKPNPKSISLYNPVTSKRHYLLKFHPKYRVQVLDQYLNHVITVGKAATVKNRKRKLYTNNPSDNWWDYRSNLWSHVTFEHPATFETIAMDPTKKTTIMNDLVAFSKEKEFFAKVGRPWKRGYLLYGPPGTGKSSLIAAIANYLDYNIYDIELTAVKDNTELRKLLIDINSKSVIVIEDIDCSLNLTGQRSSGVKDKNENDPLKDLIGSSGGGGGGDESDSDDEGDKKKKGSKVTLSGLLNFIDGLWSASGSERIVIFTTNHKEKLDPALIRRGRMDYHIEMSYCKLEGFKILAEKYLNTDSHELFGKIGELLDQVDVTPAEVAELLMPVIIPGSDVDCILKSLIEAVEVKGEEVAKQKKAEEEAEGNKRKALKYILKKWKKLGRV; encoded by the coding sequence ATGGAGAATTTAAAATCAAGTGTTCTATTCATGTGTTTATGGTCTACATACCAACAATTAATTCCATCAATTTTTCAGTACTACATTGATTCAATATTGtacaaattgaaaaattatttcaatcCAACAATGTGCGTAAAATTCGAAGAGTATCCCGATGAAGCTCGATTCATGCGTAACGACGCGTACGCCGCAATTCAATCGTATCTCGGCTCAAGATCCACGGACCAAGTTCAGCAACTCAAAGgtgaattaactaaaaaaagtaaatcttttttattttccatgGATGATGATGAAGTTGTTCTTGATTATTTTAACGGCATTAAACTTAAATGGACGTCCCTTACTATAAAACCTAACCCTAAATCTATATCTTTATACAATCCTGTTACTTCTAAACGCCATTATCTTCTCAAATTTCATCCGAAGTATAGAGTTCAAGTTCTTGATCAGTACTTAAACCATGTGATCACCGTCGGAAAGGCGGCGACAGTTAAGAATCGAAAACGTAAGCTCTACACTAATAATCCGAGTGATAATTGGTGGGATTATAGGAGTAATCTATGGAGTCATGTGACTTTTGAACACCCGGCGACGTTCGAGACGATCGCGATGGATCCGACGAAAAAGACGACGATCATGAACGATCTCGTAGCGTTTTCGaaagaaaaagaattttttGCGAAAGTTGGCCGGCCGTGGAAACGTGGTTATCTTCTGTATGGACCGCCGGGAACCGGAAAATCGAGTTTGATCGCTGCCATTGCTAATTACTTGGATTATAATATTTACGATATTGAGTTAACGGCGGTTAAAGATAACACTGAGTTGAGGAAGCTTTTGATTGATATAAATAGTAAGTCTGTCATTGTTATTGAAGATATCGACTGTTCGCTTAATCTGACGGGACAAAGAAGTAGCGGCGTAAAAGATAAGAATGAGAATGATCCGTTGAAGGATTTGATTGGCAGTAGCGGCGGAGGAGGCGGCGGTGATGAGTCTGACTCTGACGACGAAGGTGACAAGAAGAAGAAAGGTAGTAAGGTGACTCTGTCAGGTTTATTAAATTTCATTGACGGACTTTGGTCGGCGAGTGGAAGCGAAAGGATTGTGATATTTACGACGAATCATAAAGAGAAACTTGATCCGGCGCTGATCCGACGGGGGAGAATGGATTATCATATCGAGATGTCGTATTGTAAACTCGAGGGGTTCAAGATTCTGGCGGAGAAGTATTTGAATACTGATTCGCATGAGTTGTTTGGGAAGATTGGTGAGTTGCTTGACCAAGTTGATGTAACTCCGGCGGAGGTGGCGGAGCTTTTAATGCCGGTTATTATACCGGGAAGTGACGTGGATTGTATTTTGAAGAGTTTGATAGAAGCTGTTGAGGTTAAGGGAGAAGAAGTTGCCAAGCAGAAGAAAGCTGAGGAAGAAGCTGaaggaaataaaagaaaagccttaaaatatattttgaaaaaatggaaaaaacttGGAAGAGTCTAG